Part of the Gammaproteobacteria bacterium genome, CTACCTTTCGAATTTCACTGACAAATTCATCCGCAGTTGTCGCCACAAATACGGCACTATCAATATTTTTCACTTCTTGTTGATTTGTGCAAACCACAGGGGACCCCGCAGCCAGGTACTCACGGACCTTAGTTGGATTGGCAAATTGATTTCTCCGAGTGTTTGCATAGGGCAAGATGGCAACATCGAAATGTGCAATATATTGGGGTAACTCATCGAATGGTTTCATCCCCAGGTAGTGAATATTGCCCGCCTGAGGCACCTCGATACCCTCTTCAACAGGACCTATCATGACAAAGCTATATTCAGGCAGTTCTTTGGCCGTGTAATTGAGTAGATCCAGGTCAATATGTTCACCAATCAGGCCAACAAAACCGACAATGGGCCGCGAAAACAGTTTCATCTCGTGAGGGGTTTCACGGGAAAACTGAAGCGCTTTACAAAAGTGCGGGTAATCTACACCGTGAGGAAGATAATAAACATGTTCGTGCTTGGATTGTTTCTGCTCCTGCAGCGCCCTTGCCGTCACCAAGACCACCTCCACCTGTTTTAACAACTTATCTTCAAGCTGCTGAACAAGTGTCGCATCCATGCCTGCAATTGAAGCATATTCATCAGCGCAGTAGTACGCTTTGACTTTAGCGGGAAGATCATCCAACACAACCGTGGTCGAGGGGCAGGCCGTAATAACATAGGGTTCCGCAATATTATAGTGTAGATAGGCCTTTCTAAAGAGACGTTTGAGTATCTGCCGGTTTATCCACCTGACCAGACTATATTTGAAGAGGGGGATTGTAATGGGAGTGATGACATGAATATTTTTTTGCTCTTCATTTTCACCTACCGCAGCCTTTTTTCGATCAAAAACAGACTCTTTAAGCTTGCTAACAATACGCTTGGCATCCCCCAGATTGAGCTTGGGCGCTCTCATTCCCAATGAGTTAACCCACAAAATATGGTAACCCTCTTTCTCCAGCTCCTTGGCTAAATATTGCCCTGTACTATGGTGCCTGCCCCAATCCTCACCAAAAAAAATGATCCACTTCCTGTCTGTCAAAATCTAAACGCCTGTTACTTAAATTAAGTGGCTAAAACAAATCACTTTTCTGAGCGATCGGCCTTAATTTTCGATAAAAAGTCGCCACCTACCTGATCCAAAGCTTTATAGGCTTCAGGATTCAAATGCACATGGTCTCCCCGGTCATACTTAGGATCCATATAGCGATTTTCATTTGAAACACGCAGTGCCGCCTCTAAATCCAGCACCGCCAACCCCTGCTTTTCAGCAACTTCGCGTAACCAGTCATTGTAGGCGGTGAGTTGTTTCATTTTGTTGGGCTTACCCATCACGCCTTTAATCACGCTTTTTATTTTGCTTGTTAGGCCAGTTTGCTCACTGACGGGTACTGAGGTCGCAAACACGACATCAATGTTCTTTTCAGCCAGTTGCGCTGTCCATTGCGTGATTTTCTTTTTATAATCAGCGATATCTCCCGGGAAATAGACTGAACACTCTTTTATGATGACCACATCGGGAAGTTCGTTGCGACTGATAAGCTCATCTATTGCGGATGACTTATCGAATGAATCATAAATAGCCACAAATTCCAGATTAAAACCATCGGCATCGACACGTTCAGCAAGCTCATCAAACTTCCAACCATTGCCAATTGAGGCGCCGACAAGTACTACATTGATATCGTTATCTGGCATCTTATCCTCCACGGCCATAGAAACACTCGCCATGAATAAGCTACCCATAACAAAAAGAAATACGTTAAATTTATTTTTTAGATACAACGGTTGCCTCCTTTTTTAAAAAACGTGCTGGATTACCAATAGCAATGGTTTTCGCTGGCATCGGCTTGGTAACGACACTACCCGCAGAAACCGTGCTATCACCTTCAATATCGGCCATCACTAAGCTGCCTTC contains:
- a CDS encoding glycosyltransferase codes for the protein MTDRKWIIFFGEDWGRHHSTGQYLAKELEKEGYHILWVNSLGMRAPKLNLGDAKRIVSKLKESVFDRKKAAVGENEEQKNIHVITPITIPLFKYSLVRWINRQILKRLFRKAYLHYNIAEPYVITACPSTTVVLDDLPAKVKAYYCADEYASIAGMDATLVQQLEDKLLKQVEVVLVTARALQEQKQSKHEHVYYLPHGVDYPHFCKALQFSRETPHEMKLFSRPIVGFVGLIGEHIDLDLLNYTAKELPEYSFVMIGPVEEGIEVPQAGNIHYLGMKPFDELPQYIAHFDVAILPYANTRRNQFANPTKVREYLAAGSPVVCTNQQEVKNIDSAVFVATTADEFVSEIRKVVAGGYLPSKQAISDTMKNQTWSARSAEMISYLKSCDE
- a CDS encoding SGNH/GDSL hydrolase family protein, coding for MYLKNKFNVFLFVMGSLFMASVSMAVEDKMPDNDINVVLVGASIGNGWKFDELAERVDADGFNLEFVAIYDSFDKSSAIDELISRNELPDVVIIKECSVYFPGDIADYKKKITQWTAQLAEKNIDVVFATSVPVSEQTGLTSKIKSVIKGVMGKPNKMKQLTAYNDWLREVAEKQGLAVLDLEAALRVSNENRYMDPKYDRGDHVHLNPEAYKALDQVGGDFLSKIKADRSEK